Proteins from one Desmodus rotundus isolate HL8 chromosome 9, HLdesRot8A.1, whole genome shotgun sequence genomic window:
- the TMEM100 gene encoding transmembrane protein 100, with protein MTEEPIKEILGTPKSPDPGTVEKSPKGEVVVTTVPLVSEIQLMAATGGAELSCYRCLIPFAVVILITGIVVTAVAYSFNSHGSIISILGLALLSSGLVLLASSALCWKVRQRNKKTKRRESQTALVVNQRSLFA; from the coding sequence ATGACTGAAGAGCCCATCAAGGAGATCCTGGGAACCCCAAAATCTCCCGACCCAGGGACAGTGGAGAAGAGCCCCAAGGGTGAGGTTGTGGTCACTACGGTCCCCCTGGTCAGTGAGATCCAGCTGATGGCTGCCACCGGGGGTGCAGAGCTCTCCTGCTACCGCTGCCTCATCCCCTTCGCCGTGGTGATCCTCATCACTGGGATAGTGGTCACCGCAGTGGCCTACAGCTTCAACTCCCATGGCTCCATCATCTCCATCTTGGGCCTGGCTCTTCTGTCGTCAGGACTTGTCTTGTTAGCCTCCAGTGCCTTGTGCTGGAAGGTGAGACAGAGGAACAAAAAAACCAAGAGACGGGAGAGTCAGACGGCTCTGGTGGTAAATCAGAGAAGTTTGTTTGCCTAG